Within Gambusia affinis linkage group LG01, SWU_Gaff_1.0, whole genome shotgun sequence, the genomic segment GAACCGCCGCAGAGCCTCTTACCACAGGTCAACTCCCTCGTCGTATTTCCGGGCTCCGTACAGCAGCTCCGGGGCTCGGTACCACCTGGAGAGAGGAAACACTTCTGGGTCAGGTCCGCTAGGACGCCATGGCCCATGCAGATGCTGCTGGTTCACTTCCtgtgcagacaggaagtgaaccaGCAGTTGGTGTTATGAACCAGCCCTCTGGGGGCGGAGCCTCCGCTGCCTACCTGGTGGCCACCTGGTGGCTGTAGAGCCGCTCCCCCTGGTCACTGAACAGCCGGGCCAGGCCGAAGTCTGCCACCTTCAGGTGACCCGAGGAACTGATGAGGAGGTTGGCAGGCTTCAGGTCCTGGACAGGAAACACAAGCAGATGGATTCCTTAAACTGTGGGAACACTGGGAACTGTGGGAACACTGGGAACTGTGGGAACACTGGGAACTGTGATATTTGGTtgatttctcatttttctgataaattttttcagtttagaaaacaaatgagaCGTAAAGTGACGACCCGTCGGCGCTGACCCGGTgcatgatggagttctggtgcAGGAAGGCCACGCCCTTCAGCAACATCATCATGTAGCCCTTCACCTGAGCCGGGGTCAGAGGTCGCTGGGAGTTCCTGATGACCTCAGAGAGGTCAGAGAGCATGAAGTCAAAGACCAGGACAAAACCGGTTCCATGAGGGAAGAAATCCTTCAGCTTCACCACCtgaggagaaccagaaccagaaccatcagaaccagaaccatcagaaccagaaccaccagaaccagaaccaccagaaccagaaccatcacTCACATGCTGGTTGTCCTCGATCTCCTGCAGGGCCTTGATCTCCCTCACTGCCTGGTTCGGGATCCCGTCCTCCAGCTTCCTCAGAGCCACCTTCTTCAGGGCCACCGTCTCTCCTGTCTGACACACAGCAGAGACCTGATGGgccgaaccagaaccggaacagaACCAGACTCAAAACAGCCCAGATACCTCGATATGTTTGGCCTGGAAGACGATGCCATGAGCTCCTTCTCCGATCCGACCCAGGATGCTGTACTGCTCCATGTCtgccggaccggaccggaccggaccggggCTACTCTCTGTAGTGaagaacaaccaatcagaatcaaCCTGGAGTCTTCCAGGTGAGCAGTGATAGAGGAAGAACCTCGTGCACAAATGAATCACTTTAAGGAGCTCAGAGGTTCTTTTCGTTTCAGTTCGAACCGAATCAGTCGTTCTTTTCACGACGACTCTAACAAAACCCGTTACTATCTTTCGGCTGCGGAGAACAAACGGAAAGAAACGCGCATTTGAACGGAAACCCCGCTTTGAAGATGACGTGTCGTCATGGTAACGGTGCGGCTAAGCTAGCTGTGCCTCAGAAACGGGACAGGAAGAGCTGTTCCTACCTGGCTGAGCAAAGACTCGCACAAACTGATCACTAAACCAGACACGCAGAGATCGTCACCATGGCAACCGAGCGGTAAGCTAGCTGAGACTCAAAGCTCTGAGCAGCTAACCTACTGACGTCACACGGACGTTCCGCTATTGGTCAGAAAACCCAGAAACTCAGTCACGTGACGTGATGATAGCAAACCAATGCATCAGCAACAATAGTTTAACTTTTACTGAGAAAATTGTAGATAGTAAAAGTtagtaaagaaaatgaaaatataaaaaaacgaTATTCTacacagaggaggagcaggaggctttttaatgaatataaatgtaatcAACTAGCCTCTAAAAGGCACCATAAGGTATTCAGAGCAGGGCGATTTACTGACATCTAGTGACGAGAAAAGATATGACACCCTGGACAATCCTGCTTTGCTTAATAGTACTCTACCATAACTAGTTAAATCCCTGGCTAAACAAATGTTACGTTTATTTGTAATAGATTCACAAACAAGggtaaaattattaaacatgtTACTGTGGAGATTTTAACTCCTTGGTAAGTTACAGTGTTTTTTACAGGGATACCACAAATTTCAGTAACAGCGGTCGAATATAAATGAAGGATTTCACATGTTTTTAGATTGAGTTTCAATCTTGACATGCTTGAGAGTTTAGCTGTAACAGACAGAGCTACAGGAATTTCATTAGAATctcttaaaaatattgttgtatCGTCAGCAAGTTgtgaaatttttatttcctgatcaaatattttatgatggAAGATTTTAAAGTTATATTAACATTTAAGGCTGGACAGGATATGATTGGAGTAAATCCTATCAGtcaaatggattaaaaaagtTATTGGAGATGGAGATCTAACTAAAGTCTTAAGGGATGGAAGCCGACttatcatttgtaaaaatactgagcaaaaaaataagGCCCTAAAATTACAAATGGTGCTTAAAAACAAAGTGCTGGAAATAAAGGTAGATGGGGAAGAAAGAGGAGTAAAAGGAGTAATATCAGGGATTCCTGTaggagaaaacatggaggagctaaagaaaataaaaaaaggaggaCAGATTACAGGCTTTTAGGAGTCGGGAGAAAATGGACAGTAGATCTGCACTACTGGATTTAAAGATAGAGTTCTGATTGGTTACATGAGTTTATATTAAAGCTCAGATGTCATAAATGTCAAAGGTATGGACATACTGCGAACGTCTGTAAAGGGAAACAGAGTCTCACCAGTTTAGTGTTCATGGTTAAAACAGGATTAATGGGAATGgagcatatttttaaagaaaaacacaacatttattCAGCTCCATATAATGTCAGATTATAACAGGTAACACACCTATAGGTTATTTGCCAACTGCCATATAATAAAAAGGTAAAGAAGCAGTTAAGGCAAATGAAATTGACTATAATGTCCCACTAAGtagagcagaaataaaagtaattattaaagataaaataaataatatatggCAGGAGAGATGGAATTTAGGAGAAAGTGGaagatatttacataaaatacagaagGAGGTAATCATAAGAAATAATAGCATAATGAATAGGAGAGAGGAAATATGGATGAACAGGTTGAGGTTTGGGTATAAATAGTGGTTTAATAATAATAGGGAAACATCCATTAAGTGATTGTTCTGATAGCGGGGAAACAGAAGGAGTGGAACATGTGTTGATTTATTGTAGggttatatatataatatataaaaaagaggaaagaactGGAAAGGGTAATGGGGAGTTCAGTAACTACGACTAATTTATTAGGGAAACATCAATCACATGATATAATTCAAGcacttattaaatatttaaaagatacaaaacTAGCTGAGAAGATTtagtatgtatgtgtgtgtgagtgagtgcaTAAGTTTGCAtataatttagtaattattactattattattattattttttttttgaacatgtatagtaaaaattaatttttgaagTAACATCTCCGTCCAGTTGATGGCGATAATGCGCAAAGTGTGTAAAGTGCCATAAAAcgcaacagaagaagaagaagaagatgttaaaaaaaagagagaagaagaagttaGCAGCATGCTAGTTGTGCTAACAAGAGAGTTCGGGTTCTAGAAGTCCTCTTCGGGATCAGAGAATTTCATCTGGATCGGCTCGGGCGTTCGAGAACTGGAACCGGAACATGATGGCTCGTCCTGCTGGTTCTGCCGGTGGTCTGGACCAGAAGGTTCTGCAATATGAAGCTTTCATCAACGACGTGCTGAGGAGAGACCTGCGGTAAGCCTGACCCGATGTTACCAACTAGACAGAAACAGGTTCGGTTCTTTCCAAATCCGAACCGAGCCAGACCGGACCGAACAAACCGGAAGTTAGGTCGAACCGATTTAAAGAAGAAGCTGAGTTTCTGAGCAGAATCGGATCAACTGAAGGTTCTGTAGGTTCTACCTGGCAGAAGTGGATCGGAACCAGAAGGAAATAGAGACGTGGTGAGAGGAACCGCAGTCAGGTTAGTTTCTAGTCGGATATTTACGCTCCGCGGAGCAAGCGGCGTCTAGCTCCAGGTTGATCCGATTTATGAACGCTAATTTCGGCCAGCCGTTCTCTCCGCTCCCTGCCTGGCGCTCGGAGGTTCAGTTAGGGACCGTCTACAAATTTGTGAACCAAACACTGAGTAGCAGATGTACATAGATTTCTTTCCTTGTGTAACCCTTTAAGTGTGGGATGAGACCTCGCTGTTCCTTagactctgcgttgtgtttttctttaattgttgttgtcGGAAGGAAACTTGAGGCAGGAATCGGACACACACGGGTTGCGATCGTGGTTCAGATCGTTTATTCGGCCACCCGACAGCGCAGCGGCTTcgccttcagaattcacagcaaatactgccgtgtcaacataaaaagaagaaaaagacaaaacgatacaaaactaactatttggacattaaaagtaacatttggctACATTGAGGAGCTGGCGGTCAGTATTGCttaccttcagaattcacagcaaatactgaccGTTGTACTGCCAGCGCACCGTAACGGACGCCAAGTACGGCGTTCTTTAACGGACACACTTTACCAATTTCCATAACTCaaagaacaaatctaacattttggtgACATCCACTGATATATTTAAGCTACTGCCCTACACTTGTGaccatttttattccattttcaccctttttattcttaaaccaagggtttttttaaatgtaaaaaatgtaaagtaaaatgtagTGCCTCATCTGTCCAGcctagtagaacaatttcacagTAATTTTGTGTCACTGGGTCACATAACttggaagctattgaagaaaaaaaaaatttaaaattatttgaaagatTGAGTAtgacttaaaaatttaaaacagagtGCCTCCTGTGACGGCATGAATTaccacttcttcttttttgtcagtTGGTCACAAGGCAAGAAATCCACATTTGCTGGTCAAATAATTAGAATATCATGAAGTTAAATCACTGATTCTAATCACAAAGAGAAACTTGTatgttattttcattcattactCATAGACtgatatatttcaaatgtttttgtgataatTAGAACTGACAACTAATGAAAACCCCAAATTCAGTATTTCAGAAAGTTAGAGTATTACtgaagaccaaaacaaaaaaatctttttagaaatgttggccaATAGGACGGTGTGATCATGTTCAGCTCTCAGTGCTGAGTACTTCCTTCTGCCTGGTTTCTGCAGCCACGTGGCCTGCGGCGTCCGTCGCCGGCCTGCGGCGTCCGTCGCCGGCCTGCGGCGTCCGTCGCCGGCCTGCGGCGTCCGTCGCCGGCCTGCGGCGTCCGTCGCCGGCCTGCGGCGTCCGTCGCCGGCCTGCGGCGTCCGTCGGTCTGGTGGTCACCAGTTTGCACCACGGACCTTAAACTGGGTTCTGGACTCTGTGTTCTGGATCCAAGTCCTGCCTACAAATTAAATCTGCATCTCCATAAAGttggtcagcagcaggaagtaCTGGTAGGTgcattgacctttgacctcagaaAAGACAGTGGTCCAACAGCACCAGATGACATGGCATCAAACCATCcctgactgtggaaactttgactagacctcgAGCAACACGGATTCTGGCGCTCTGCTCTTCCTCCAGAATTCACTTCAAGCAGAGAACAGAGCAGCAGTTTGTGTTCAGTCCAGCTGAGACGTTTGTTTCTGGTTCAGGTCTGACCTGAGGAATGGTTACTTCCTGATCCTCTCCAGGACGGTTTTCCTGATTGTCCATTTGTTTCCACCTCATGGTTTCTTTCCCTTCACCTCTATGAATGTCTCTGAACTCTGAACTCTGAACAGCCAGCTTGTTAAGCTAAGGTCGTCTTCTGGACAGCCGTCAGGTCAGCAGTCATGTGACCTGCAGATTTGAACTGAGAGACAATTAAAAGCATCTGCAGGTTTTAATAGAAACCTCAGTTAATTATCTGATTAGTGTGGAGCACCAGAGGTTTTCAATATTGAACCTTTccacaaaattcaaattttgtgaGACACTGAATTTGTGGTTCTGA encodes:
- the cdk20 gene encoding cyclin-dependent kinase 20; its protein translation is MEQYSILGRIGEGAHGIVFQAKHIETGETVALKKVALRKLEDGIPNQAVREIKALQEIEDNQHVVKLKDFFPHGTGFVLVFDFMLSDLSEVIRNSQRPLTPAQVKGYMMMLLKGVAFLHQNSIMHRDLKPANLLISSSGHLKVADFGLARLFSDQGERLYSHQVATRWYRAPELLYGARKYDEGVDLWAVGCIFGELLNSSPLFPGENDIEQLCCVLRVLGTPTRDSWPEMVELPDYNKITFKENPAIPLEEIVPDTCPQAVDLLCRFLVYPSRRRCSATQALIHPFFFSSPLPAHRSELPIPQRGGRPPRQRLQAPPTDFSVDLPLQNSVVDPAELQPHASCL